CCGGCCGGTCCGGCAGACGGACGGGCGGACGGGCGGACGGACAGGCGACCGGGCCGCCGGCCATCGCCCCGTCGGCCATCGCCCCTCGCTCACCGCCGCGTCGGTCGTCGCCCCGTCGATCACCGCCCCGCCGGCCGGTCTCCGTCCCCGTGCGTCGGGTCGAGCCGCTTGCGGTAGTGGAGCCGGTCGTACGGGCCGTCGAGACGGCGTTCCACCAGTTCGTACCCGTAGCGCGGGTAGATCTTCTGGTTCTCGGTCATCAGCGCGTTGGTGTAGAGCCTGACCTCGGGCAGCCCGAGGGCGTGCGCGTGCGCGTCCACGAAGTGCAGCAGCCGCCGTCCCACGCCCCGGCCGTGCGTGTCGGGGTGGACGGCGATGCTGTCGAGGAACAGATGGTCCCCGCGCGCCTCCACGACGACGAGACCGGTCACCGGGTCGCCGGTCACGAACACCTTCCCGGCGGCGACGTCCGCCGCGTGGTCGGCCCGCATGGGCACCGGCACCAGTCCGATGCGCGCGATGAAGGGCCGGTAGGCGGCGTCGGTCACGTCCCGCACGGCCGGTACGTCGGCGGCGACGGCGAGCCGGATCTCGTCCTGCGTCATGGGGTGAACGGTACCTACCTGAGCGCAGTCTCAGCACTCCCTTAACGGCACCATAAGGATCTCCCCCGGCCGCCCTCAGCAGGCGATTCCGCGGTTTCTTGGCGCTAGCTTCTGATCGCCCCCCACGGGATCGCACCCGCGGGACCGGACCCCGACGGGCCGTGTGCCCCACCAGGCCGCACCCGCCGGACCGGACCCCGTCGGGACCGCGCCCACGCCAAGACGAGGCCGTACCGAGGAGTTCCCCCATGGCACCCATGGCATCCATGGCCCCCCAGCCCGCCGTGCCCGCGCGCCGCAGGGCCGCCGCCGTCGTCGCGAGCTTCGCCGCCGTCGGTGTCGCCCCGCTCGCCCTGACCGCGCTGGCCGCAGCCCCCGCGGCCGCGCACGGCACGATGGGCGACCCGGTCAGCAGGGTCTCGCAGTGCTACGCGGAGGGACCGGAGAGCCCGAGGTCGGAGGCGTGCAAGGCGGCGGTCGCGGCCGGCGGTACGCAGGCGCTCTACGACTGGAACGGCATCCGCATCGGTGACGCCGACGGCCGCCACCAGACGCTGATCCCGGACGGCAAGCTGTGCAGCGCGAACAGTGAGGAGTTCAAGGGCCTCGACCTGGCCCGCGCCGACTGGCCCGCGACCGCCGTGAAGGCCGGTTCGTACACCTTCAAGTACCGGGTGACGGCGCCGCACAAGGGCACGTTCAAGGTGTACATCACCCGGTCGGGCTACGACCCGGCCAAGCCGCTGGCCTGGTCCGACCTGGATCTGGAGCACCCGGTGGCGACGTCCACCGACCCGGTCGCGACGGGCGGGTTCTACACGTTCTCGGGCGCGCTTCCGGAGCGCGCGGGGCAGCAGTTGCTGTACGCCGTCTGGCAGCGCTCGGACAGCCCGGAGGCGTTCTACTCCTGCTCGGACGTCACCTTCGGCGGCGCGGGCGGGGCCGGGGGCGCCGGGACGGCGAGCGGTGACACCCCCGGTTCGGCGGCCGGTCCCGCGCCCGCGCCGAGCGCGTCCGTGCCCTCCGAGAAGCAGATCGAGGCGGGCGCGGACAAGTCGACGGTCGAGCACCACGGGCACGGTGACGACGACGCCGCCACCTCGGCGGAGCCGACCACGGCAGCGACGACGGCGGGCACGGAGCCCTCGCAGGCCGCCGCGGCCACCGGTTCCGACCCGGGCAGCGGGGTCAACGAGCCCAAGGCGGCCGGGAGTTCGCAGAACCTCGCGGAGACGGGCGCGGACTCCACCACCCCGTATCTCGCCGTCGGCGGCGCCGCCGTCCTGGCACTGGGCGCGGCGACGCTGTTCGCCTCGGTCCGCCGTCGCGCCGTGAACGTCAGTGGCCGACACGGTCGTTGACGGCCGACGAGGGGCGGGGTCTGTCCGGCGGCTCAGGCCGGACAGACCCCGTTGTGCGTCAACTGAGCGCCGAGGCGCAGGTGGTGGGCGTGGCGTGGGCGGGGTCGAGGGAGTTGGCGACCTCGTGGAAGGCGATCCGGTCGG
The sequence above is a segment of the Streptomyces griseoviridis genome. Coding sequences within it:
- a CDS encoding GNAT family N-acetyltransferase, with translation MTQDEIRLAVAADVPAVRDVTDAAYRPFIARIGLVPVPMRADHAADVAAGKVFVTGDPVTGLVVVEARGDHLFLDSIAVHPDTHGRGVGRRLLHFVDAHAHALGLPEVRLYTNALMTENQKIYPRYGYELVERRLDGPYDRLHYRKRLDPTHGDGDRPAGR
- a CDS encoding lytic polysaccharide monooxygenase auxiliary activity family 9 protein, whose amino-acid sequence is MPARRRAAAVVASFAAVGVAPLALTALAAAPAAAHGTMGDPVSRVSQCYAEGPESPRSEACKAAVAAGGTQALYDWNGIRIGDADGRHQTLIPDGKLCSANSEEFKGLDLARADWPATAVKAGSYTFKYRVTAPHKGTFKVYITRSGYDPAKPLAWSDLDLEHPVATSTDPVATGGFYTFSGALPERAGQQLLYAVWQRSDSPEAFYSCSDVTFGGAGGAGGAGTASGDTPGSAAGPAPAPSASVPSEKQIEAGADKSTVEHHGHGDDDAATSAEPTTAATTAGTEPSQAAAATGSDPGSGVNEPKAAGSSQNLAETGADSTTPYLAVGGAAVLALGAATLFASVRRRAVNVSGRHGR